TTGCCGGTGTCGTCGTCGCGGCGACCTCCGACCTGCTGCCGCAGGCGCGCCAGGCAGTCTCGGGCGCCAACGGCGACTTTCAGCTGCCGCTGCTGCCCCCGGGCACCTACCAGGTGAGCTTCTCCCTCGAGGGCATGGCGACGGTGAAGAAGAGCGTGCAGGTCGCTCTGGGACAGACTGCGACGGTGGACGCGAGCCTCACGATCGACGCCGTGTCCGAGGAGATCGTGGTCGTGGGGACCTCTTCGCTCGTCAACACTTCCTCGGCGGAGCTCGATACGTCCGTGACGCAGGAGACGATCGAGGCGCTTCCCGTCGGCCAGGAGTATCGAGATCTCGTCAAGCTCATTCCCGGCGTGCAGTACACCGAGGACAGCGTGCGCGGCCCGAGCGCCGGCGGCAGCGGGCAGGACAATACCTATCTCTTCGACGGCGTGAACGTCACGCTGCCGCTCTTCGGCACGCTCTCGGCCGAGCCGTCATCGCACGACGTCGACCAGATCGCCGTCGTCAAGGGCGGCGCCAACGCGGTCGACTTCAATCGCGCCGGCGGCTTCCTGATGAACTCGATCAGCCGTTCGGGCACCAACGCGTTTCGCGCCTCGCTCCGCTACCAGGCGCAGCCGGAGAGCCTGACGGCCGATCGCGACAACGCGGGCACCGTTTTCGAAGAGGACAAGGAGTGGTGGATCGGGAGCGTGGGTGGACCGATCTTCCGCGACCGGCTGTATTTCTACGCTTCGTACTTTGCGCCCAACTCGACGCGCGAAAGCCGCTCGAACCTCTACGGTGAGGTGCCGGACTTCGAGAGCGACCGCGACGAGCTCTTCGGCAAGCTGACGTTCGCGCCGACCGACTCGCTGCTCTTCCACGCCAGCTATCGCACCTCGGAGCGCACGGACTCGGGTACGAGCGTCTCGACTGCGGCGTCGGCCGGGTCGACGAGCAACGGCAGCGAGGCGACTCTCGACATCGGGATCTTCGAGGCCTCCTGGGTGATCGACGAGCGAAGCTACGCCAGCTTCCGGTTCACCGACTTCGAGAACCAGACCCTGGGTCGGCCGGACAACCTCTTCGCCTTCGCGCCGCGGCTCGACGGCAGCGTCGACCTCGACATCGCCGGCCTGGACACGCAGGGATTCATCGTCGTGCCGGGGAGCGACGGCGCGAACGCTTTCCAGCGGGGATTCATCGAACGGTATGGGTATCTCGACAACGGCACCCGCGTCGGTGGCGGCCGGGTCGGCGGCGCCGCGCAGATCGACGACAACGACTTCTACCGCCAGAGCTGCCAGGCCAGCTACGACCGGATCTTCGGCGAGAAAGTCACCCACGCCTTCCACGTCGGATACCAGTGGACCAGGGACGAAGAGGACCTCCTTCGCTCGTCGAACGGCTGGGGTACGGTCACCATCCCCGGTGGCACCACCTTCTGCCCGGCGAACTCGAGCTGCGCCGGGCAGAAGGTCTTCTTCCAGGCCGGGGTCCTGCAGCAGGGCATCACGCTGCCGAACGGCGTGCAGGTCCCGGCGATTCACTCGGAATACGAGTCGCAGAATCTCGAGCTCAACGACACCATTCGCTGGGACGACTTCACCTTCAATGTCGGCCTCCTGGTGAGCAACGACGAGCTCTACGGCCAGGGCCTCAAGCCGAACTCGAGCAACGTCTCGGGCTTCGAGGTCGCCCGCGGCCACAAGTACGAGATGTACGAGCTCGATTTCGCGGACACGCTGCAGCCCCGGTTGGGCGCAGTCTGGGCCTACAACCCGTCGAATACCGTGTTCGCGAGCTACGCGCGCTACGTCCCGGCGGCGAGCTCGCTGCCGCGCGCGGCCTCCTGGGCGCGCAACGCGGCGGGCCAGGTGAACGCTTACTTCGACCAGAACGGAAACTTCATCGGTTCGTCGCCCGAGGCGGCCTCTTCGGGCAAGTTCTTCGCGGACGACCTCGATCCGCGCACCACCGACGAGTACATGCTCGGCACGACCCGGGAGCTGGGCGGCGGCTGGTCGGCGCGCGCTCATGCCCGGTATCGGTACAGCTTCAACTTCTGGGAAGACACCGAGAACGACTCGCGGCTGCGCTACGAGCCGCCGCCCGGCATCCCGCGCGAGCTCTACATCCGGGACCTCGCGCGGGTGCGCGGCGAGATCGGCGGCTCGAACTTCGTCATTGCCGAGCTCGACCGCTCGTTCACCAGATACTGGGAGGCGGGAATCGAGACCGAGTGGCGCGGTACGCGCGCCTTCGTCAGCGGCTCCTATGTCTGGAGTCATTACTACGGCAACATGGACCAGGACGGGAGCGCGGGGACCAGCCTGGCGAACGACAGCAACCTCTTCATCGGCTCGTCGAACATCGCCGACGGCGGTGGACGCCAGCTCTGGGACGGCAAGTACGGCGATCTGCGCGGCGACCGCCGCCACAAGCTGAAGATCTACGGCTACCGCACCCTGCCCTGGAGGGCGAGCGTCGGCGCCTTCGCGATCTATCAGTCGGGCCAGCCGTGGGAGGAGCACAATTACCGCGTCTATCCGGTTTCGATCCTCGCCGGCAGCACCAGCGACAGCAACCGCTACGCCGAGCCCGCCGGCTCGAGGACGACCGCGGCGCACCACCAGCTCGACCTCAACTACACCCAGAACTTCCCGCTCGGCGAGCGCTTCAACCTGCAGGCGCGCCTGGACGTTTTCAACGTCTACGACCGCCAGACGGGCTACGACATCCAGGATAATTTCAACAGCGCCGATTTCGGCCGGCCGCAGTCCTTCTACGATCCCCGCCGGTTCCAGCTGTCGGTGCGCCTGGAGTTCTAGCCTGCGGTGGCTCTCCGGCGCGCGTCTCAGCGCCGCCGGGCCTGCCGGCCGTAGATCCGATAGGCCACGGTGCCGACGGCGAGGACGGCGCAGCCGGCTGCCGCCTGGCGCGGGGCGGCGACGAAGCTGTTGGCGACCACCCCGGCGGAGATGGCGACGAAGATCGCCGTCGTCCAGGGGTGGCCCGGGGCGCGGAAGTGATTCCCGTGCACGTCGCCCGGCGCCCGCCGCAGGAGAAAAAGGCCGGCGGCGGTCAGGCCGAAGAAGAGCCAGTCGCAGAAGACGACGTAGGAAAGCAGCTGGTCGTAGGTCTGCGAGACGAGGAGGACGAGCGCCACGCCGGCCTGCAGGCGGAGGGTGAAGCTCGGCGTGCCGAAGCGCGGATGGAGTGTCGCCGCGCGGCGCAGGAAGAGGCCGTCCTCGGCCATCGCGTAGTAGAGCCGCGGTCCGGTCATGGTGATGACGGCGAGGAACCCGAGGCACGAGACGACGGTGAGCGCGGCGACGAAGCGCGCCCCGAGCTCGCCCGCGAGCGCCCGCGCGACGTCGGCGGCGAGCGCCGTCGAGGCCGCCACCTCGGCCGGCGGCAGAACGCGCAGGTAGATCCAGTTGAGCCCGACGTAGACCACGACCACCAGCGCGACGCCCAGGATGTTCGCCCGCGCGAGCGTCCGGCCGGCGTCGCGGATCTCGGCCGCGAGGCTGCCGCAGTTCTGCCAGCCGCCGTAGGCGAAGAGCACCGGCACGAGGGCGGCGAAGAAGGCGGTGAGCGTTACCTCCGAGACCATCGGCAGGTGGTAGGTCGTCGCCGCCGCGGGGCGCTTCACCAGCATCAGGACGCCGATCGCCGCGATGCCGCCGAGCTTCAGGATCATCAGGCTGTTGTTGGCGCGTTTGCCGGGTCGGACGCCGCGCACGTTGATCTCGGTGAGCAGAACGATGACACCCGCGGCGAGGCCGAGCCGGCCGACGGCGCCGAGCGGCACGAAGGAGCCGTCGACGTAGCTCGCCAGAGCGGAGGCGACCGCCGCGATGCCACCGGTATTGATCACGAAGAGCAGGGCGAATCCGTAGAGGAAGCCGGCGAACGGGCCCCACGCCCGCGACAGGTAGACGTACTGGCCGCCGACCTGCGGCAGGCGCGAACCGAGCTCGGCGTAGACGAAGCCGCCGATCATCGCCAGGGCCCCGCCGGCGAGCCAGACGAGCAGCATCCATTCGGGCGCCGGCAGGATCCGCGCGACGTTCGACGGGTTGACGAAGATGCCGATGCCGATGATCGCTCCGGCGACGACCACCGTCGTGTCCCAGAGTCCCAACTCGCGCCGGAATCCGGCGGCGGCGATCCTGCCTGGCTGCGTCATGAGCGGTTCCGGCGACGAGCCTAGCCCATCGCAGGCGCGGCGGGTGCGCCGGCGCGACTTGCCCCGGCGACGGAAATCCTGCACGATCGACAGCAAGCCGATGGTGCGCGATTCCTCAGGTTCCGCAAGTGGCGGGGCGCCGCTGCCGCCCGCGCCCTCCGGCCCGGAGCGCGATCGGATCCGCGACTGGGTTCGATTGCTGCGCTGGCCGGTGGCTGCCGTGCTCGTCGCAGGTCTTCTCGCGCTCGTCGCCTGGCGCCTGATCGCCGGGCTCGAGCGCGCCGGCCGGGCGGCAGCGAACCTCCCGGGAGCCGCGGCAGAACGCATTGGCGCGCTGGCCCGCGACCTGCTCACCGGCAATGTCACCGAGAGCTTCCTCGCGGCGATTCCCACCGTGGCGCCGCACGCCGGGGGCAACCTCGAGGTCGCGGTCGCCGAGAGCGTCGAGAGCCTGACGCGCAGCGACGAGCGGCGCGCCTTCTGGGACCTCGTCGATCTCGGCACGACGACGGTGGAGATCCGGGTGCCGGTCACCTATCGCTATCACGTGCGCCTCGACGAAGACTGGACGGTCGAGATCGAGGACGGCTTCTGCCGCGTGCTCGCGCCGGTTCTGCGGCCCTCGCAGCCGCCGGCGATTCACACCGACCGAATCGAGCGCCGGGTAGAGGAGTCGTGGCTGCGTTTCGATGCCGCCGAGCAGCTCGCCGTCCTCGAGCGCCAGTTGACGCCGCGGCTCTCGCAACTCGCGGCCGACCCTCGGCACATGGCCCTGGTGCGGGAATCGTCGCGCCAGGCCGTGGCTCGCTTCGTGCGTGCCTGGCTGCTGACCAACGGGGCCTGGGGACCCGATCGCGTGCGCGCCATCCAGGTGCAGTTCGCCGACGAACGGGGCGACGAGCTCGAGGTTCCGGTCACTCTCGTGGTCGGCGACTGAGCGGTCGCGGTCCCCGCGCTCGCCGGGGCAGGAGCGCGTCTTCCGGCTGTCGCGCTTTCAGCGCTGGCGGATCTCGGTAACGAGGGCCGCGACGGCAGCACGAAGCTCTTCCGGAGAACCATCGTTCGCGATCGTGCGATCGGCGGCCGCGCGGCGCTCGCGGCCGTCGCCCTGGGCGACGAGCCGGCTGAGCGCCTCCTCGCGCGGCAGGCCGCGGGCCACGGCGCGCTCGAGCCGTAGCTCGAGCGGAGCCTCGACCGTCACGACGAGGTCGAAGTCCGGGGCATAGCCGGCCTCGACGAGACGGGTCGCCTCGAAGACGACGGGCCCGGTCGCGGTCGCTGCCACGCGCGCGAAGTGGGCTCGAACGAGCGGGTGGATGGCCTCTTCGAGCGCCTGGCGCGCGGCACTGTCGGAGAAGATCAGATGTGCGACCCTGGCCTTGTCGACGCTGCCGTCGGTCTTGAGTAGACCGGGGCCGAAGAGCGTCGTGAGCGCCCGGGTGCCGGCGCCTCCCGGTCGATAGAGCTCGGCGACCACCCTGTCGGCATCGACGACCTCGAAGCCGGCCTCTCGCAGGAGGCGTGCCACGGTCGACTTGCCGCTCGCGAGTCCACCTGTCAGCCCGACCCGCGGTGGCGAAGGCATTGCGTCCGTCAGCTCGCGGTGCCGGGTGCACCGCCGGCCGCGACCTCGATGCCGAAGCGCCGGCGGGCGGAGGTCAGGGTGTTGGCGAGGAGCATCGCCACAGTGAGTGGGCCGACGCCGCCGGGGACCGGGGTGATCGCCGAGGTCTTCGGCGCGACCGCCGGGAAGTCGACGTCGCCGACCAGGGCGTAGCCTTTCTCGGCGAGCGCCGCCTGGCGCTTCGCGTCGTCGCCGACCAGGCGGGTGGCGAGGGCGAGGTCCTGAACCCGGTTGATGCCGACGTCGATCACGACCGCGCCTTCGCGCACATGGTCGGCGGTGATCATCCCGGGTCGCCCCACCGCGGCGACCAGCAGGTCGGCCTCGCGGCAGATGCCGGCGAGGTCGCGCGATCTCGAGTGCGCGATCGTCACCGTGC
This genomic window from Thermoanaerobaculia bacterium contains:
- a CDS encoding TonB-dependent receptor, with product MSKWLTRALALLLLGVTPALAQQSGTIQGEVTSAAGEGLAGVVVAATSDLLPQARQAVSGANGDFQLPLLPPGTYQVSFSLEGMATVKKSVQVALGQTATVDASLTIDAVSEEIVVVGTSSLVNTSSAELDTSVTQETIEALPVGQEYRDLVKLIPGVQYTEDSVRGPSAGGSGQDNTYLFDGVNVTLPLFGTLSAEPSSHDVDQIAVVKGGANAVDFNRAGGFLMNSISRSGTNAFRASLRYQAQPESLTADRDNAGTVFEEDKEWWIGSVGGPIFRDRLYFYASYFAPNSTRESRSNLYGEVPDFESDRDELFGKLTFAPTDSLLFHASYRTSERTDSGTSVSTAASAGSTSNGSEATLDIGIFEASWVIDERSYASFRFTDFENQTLGRPDNLFAFAPRLDGSVDLDIAGLDTQGFIVVPGSDGANAFQRGFIERYGYLDNGTRVGGGRVGGAAQIDDNDFYRQSCQASYDRIFGEKVTHAFHVGYQWTRDEEDLLRSSNGWGTVTIPGGTTFCPANSSCAGQKVFFQAGVLQQGITLPNGVQVPAIHSEYESQNLELNDTIRWDDFTFNVGLLVSNDELYGQGLKPNSSNVSGFEVARGHKYEMYELDFADTLQPRLGAVWAYNPSNTVFASYARYVPAASSLPRAASWARNAAGQVNAYFDQNGNFIGSSPEAASSGKFFADDLDPRTTDEYMLGTTRELGGGWSARAHARYRYSFNFWEDTENDSRLRYEPPPGIPRELYIRDLARVRGEIGGSNFVIAELDRSFTRYWEAGIETEWRGTRAFVSGSYVWSHYYGNMDQDGSAGTSLANDSNLFIGSSNIADGGGRQLWDGKYGDLRGDRRHKLKIYGYRTLPWRASVGAFAIYQSGQPWEEHNYRVYPVSILAGSTSDSNRYAEPAGSRTTAAHHQLDLNYTQNFPLGERFNLQARLDVFNVYDRQTGYDIQDNFNSADFGRPQSFYDPRRFQLSVRLEF
- a CDS encoding amino acid permease, with protein sequence MTQPGRIAAAGFRRELGLWDTTVVVAGAIIGIGIFVNPSNVARILPAPEWMLLVWLAGGALAMIGGFVYAELGSRLPQVGGQYVYLSRAWGPFAGFLYGFALLFVINTGGIAAVASALASYVDGSFVPLGAVGRLGLAAGVIVLLTEINVRGVRPGKRANNSLMILKLGGIAAIGVLMLVKRPAAATTYHLPMVSEVTLTAFFAALVPVLFAYGGWQNCGSLAAEIRDAGRTLARANILGVALVVVVYVGLNWIYLRVLPPAEVAASTALAADVARALAGELGARFVAALTVVSCLGFLAVITMTGPRLYYAMAEDGLFLRRAATLHPRFGTPSFTLRLQAGVALVLLVSQTYDQLLSYVVFCDWLFFGLTAAGLFLLRRAPGDVHGNHFRAPGHPWTTAIFVAISAGVVANSFVAAPRQAAAGCAVLAVGTVAYRIYGRQARRR
- a CDS encoding dephospho-CoA kinase, coding for MPSPPRVGLTGGLASGKSTVARLLREAGFEVVDADRVVAELYRPGGAGTRALTTLFGPGLLKTDGSVDKARVAHLIFSDSAARQALEEAIHPLVRAHFARVAATATGPVVFEATRLVEAGYAPDFDLVVTVEAPLELRLERAVARGLPREEALSRLVAQGDGRERRAAADRTIANDGSPEELRAAVAALVTEIRQR